In a single window of the Bacillus clarus genome:
- a CDS encoding response regulator gives MIKVLIVEDDPMVAMLNTHYLEQVGGFELVHVANSVKEAIKILETSLVDFILLDIFMPEETGFELLMYIRNQEKEIDIMMISAVHDMGSIKKALQYGVVDYLIKPFTFERFKEALTVYREKLTFMKEQQKISQSELDSLILQKEKRESLVTKELPKGLTKQTLQLIWQQIESLHGQAFTTEEMAQLVGISRVSIRKYVMFLTEIGVLENEMVYQHVGRPVSKLRCIDQNKIDLYV, from the coding sequence ATGATTAAAGTTTTAATTGTAGAAGATGATCCAATGGTAGCAATGTTAAATACGCATTATTTAGAGCAAGTGGGAGGGTTTGAACTTGTTCATGTAGCTAATTCCGTAAAAGAAGCGATAAAAATATTAGAAACATCACTTGTGGATTTCATATTACTTGATATTTTTATGCCTGAGGAGACCGGATTTGAGCTATTAATGTATATTCGGAATCAAGAAAAAGAAATTGATATTATGATGATTTCGGCTGTACATGATATGGGAAGTATCAAAAAAGCGTTACAATATGGAGTTGTAGATTATTTAATTAAACCATTTACATTTGAACGATTTAAAGAGGCATTAACTGTATATCGAGAAAAACTTACTTTTATGAAAGAGCAACAAAAAATTAGTCAATCGGAATTAGATTCGCTCATTTTACAAAAAGAAAAAAGAGAGTCCCTTGTCACTAAAGAGCTCCCAAAAGGATTAACAAAGCAAACTTTACAACTAATTTGGCAACAAATCGAATCGCTTCATGGACAAGCATTTACAACGGAGGAAATGGCGCAATTAGTAGGGATTTCAAGAGTTTCTATTCGGAAGTATGTAATGTTTTTGACTGAAATTGGAGTGCTAGAAAATGAAATGGTGTATCAACATGTAGGAAGACCAGTGAGTAAATTAAGATGTATTGATCAAAATAAAATAGATTTGTATGTATAA
- a CDS encoding 2-hydroxycarboxylate transporter family protein: MEAVSLSEGTELKRESFASKIMNIKIGVIPLPLYLVLAAVIYGASVYNKLPADMIGGFAVIMIMGIFLGDIGMRIPILKNIGGPAILSLFIPSLLVFFNWMNPASMEAATMLMKKSNFLYLYISCLVVGSILGMNRKVLVQGFVRMFIPLVVGTLASIAVGLLVGSLFGFEMKKTFFFIIVPIVSGGIGEGILPLSLAYSDILNESSATFVSQLIPAAIIGNMFAIVSAGYMKRLGEKKPELSGNGVLVKTDNQAELLKEQNAEKPIDFSLMGAGLLIACTFFIFGGFASKFIGIPGAIIMIFSAALVKYFKLMPAKMEQGAFHLYKFISKNLTWPLMVGLGLLYIPLKDVAAVLSVGYVVVCASVVLTMVASGFLIGKVMKMYPVESAIVTGCHSGLGGTGDVAILSASNRMELMPFAQISTRLGGAAMVVTATILLKMFS; encoded by the coding sequence ATGGAAGCGGTATCATTATCAGAAGGAACAGAATTAAAAAGAGAATCTTTCGCTTCTAAAATTATGAATATTAAAATTGGTGTTATACCTTTACCATTATATCTTGTGTTAGCAGCTGTTATTTATGGAGCATCTGTATATAATAAGTTGCCGGCAGATATGATTGGTGGATTTGCAGTCATTATGATTATGGGGATTTTCTTAGGTGATATTGGAATGAGGATTCCAATTTTAAAAAATATCGGAGGACCAGCAATTCTTTCATTGTTTATTCCATCGCTGCTTGTATTTTTTAATTGGATGAATCCAGCTTCAATGGAAGCTGCAACTATGTTAATGAAAAAGTCGAACTTTTTATATTTATATATTTCTTGTTTAGTAGTAGGAAGTATTTTAGGAATGAATCGTAAAGTTTTAGTGCAAGGATTCGTTAGAATGTTTATTCCTTTAGTTGTAGGGACATTAGCTTCTATCGCAGTTGGTCTACTAGTTGGTTCATTATTTGGATTTGAAATGAAGAAGACATTCTTCTTTATTATTGTACCAATCGTGAGTGGTGGTATTGGAGAAGGGATTTTACCATTGTCATTAGCTTACAGTGATATTTTAAATGAATCATCAGCAACATTCGTGTCACAACTTATTCCTGCGGCTATTATCGGAAATATGTTCGCAATCGTGAGTGCAGGGTATATGAAGCGTTTAGGTGAGAAGAAACCTGAGCTTAGTGGGAATGGTGTATTAGTAAAAACAGATAATCAAGCAGAGCTATTAAAAGAGCAAAATGCAGAAAAGCCGATTGATTTCTCATTAATGGGAGCAGGTTTGTTGATTGCATGTACGTTCTTCATCTTCGGAGGATTTGCTTCTAAATTCATCGGTATTCCAGGGGCAATCATTATGATTTTCTCAGCAGCACTTGTGAAGTACTTTAAATTAATGCCAGCAAAAATGGAACAAGGGGCATTTCACTTATATAAATTTATTTCAAAGAATTTAACTTGGCCGCTAATGGTCGGTTTAGGATTGCTATATATTCCGTTAAAAGATGTAGCAGCAGTTCTTTCTGTAGGATATGTTGTTGTGTGTGCATCGGTTGTTCTTACAATGGTAGCGTCAGGTTTTCTTATAGGGAAAGTTATGAAAATGTATCCAGTTGAATCAGCGATTGTAACAGGATGTCATAGTGGTTTAGGTGGAACTGGAGATGTTGCCATTTTATCAGCTTCAAATCGTATGGAATTAATGCCATTTGCACAAATTTCAACGCGTTTAGGTGGCGCTGCAATGGTTGTAACAGCGACAATTTTATTAAAGATGTTTTCATAA
- a CDS encoding NAD(P)-dependent malic enzyme, which yields MLENQINERSLLLHKELVGKIEITSKVEVNTADDLSLTYTPGVAESCKAIAADEETVYDYTARGNMVAVVSDGTAVLGLGNIGPKAAMPVMEGKSILFKKFANVDAFPLCLGTTDVDEIVTLVKNLEPTFAGINLEDIAAPRCFEIEKRLKEETNIPVFHDDQHGTAIVVLAAVINALKVVSKQMDDVKIVINGAGSAGIAIGKLLLKAGANHITLVSLEGIVCEGEQWMNEAQVEVAKRTNREHVRGTLKEAIHQADIFIGVSAPNVLTKELVQTMNEKPIVFAMANPIPEIFPEDALEAGAAVVGTGRSDYPNQVNNVLAFPGIFRGALDVRATDITEKMKLAAAYGIANIITDEERSADYVIPNPLDKRVVPSVAEAVAKAAIESGVAQITKMPSYLK from the coding sequence ATGCTAGAAAATCAAATTAATGAGAGATCGTTATTATTGCATAAAGAGTTAGTAGGGAAGATTGAAATTACAAGTAAGGTAGAAGTGAATACAGCAGATGATTTAAGTTTGACTTATACACCAGGGGTAGCAGAGTCTTGTAAAGCAATTGCAGCAGATGAAGAAACAGTTTATGACTATACAGCACGCGGTAATATGGTAGCAGTCGTTTCAGATGGAACAGCGGTACTAGGTTTGGGAAATATTGGACCGAAAGCAGCTATGCCTGTCATGGAAGGAAAAAGTATTTTATTTAAGAAATTTGCGAATGTAGATGCTTTCCCATTATGTTTAGGCACGACTGATGTAGATGAAATCGTTACCCTTGTGAAAAATTTAGAGCCTACATTTGCAGGAATTAATTTAGAAGATATTGCAGCACCACGTTGCTTTGAAATTGAAAAACGCTTAAAAGAAGAAACGAATATTCCTGTATTTCATGATGATCAGCATGGAACAGCTATCGTTGTGTTAGCAGCTGTAATTAATGCATTAAAAGTTGTAAGTAAACAAATGGATGACGTGAAAATTGTTATTAACGGTGCGGGTTCTGCAGGGATTGCAATTGGAAAATTATTATTAAAAGCTGGAGCGAACCATATTACATTAGTAAGTTTAGAAGGTATTGTTTGTGAAGGTGAACAATGGATGAACGAAGCACAAGTAGAAGTTGCAAAGAGAACAAATCGAGAACATGTACGTGGAACGTTAAAAGAAGCGATTCATCAGGCTGATATTTTCATTGGTGTATCTGCTCCTAACGTATTAACGAAAGAACTTGTACAGACGATGAATGAAAAACCAATTGTGTTTGCAATGGCGAATCCAATTCCAGAAATATTCCCAGAGGATGCACTAGAAGCTGGGGCAGCTGTAGTAGGAACTGGTCGTTCTGATTATCCGAATCAAGTAAATAATGTATTAGCATTCCCTGGTATATTCCGTGGTGCATTAGATGTACGCGCAACAGACATTACAGAAAAAATGAAATTAGCCGCAGCATATGGGATCGCTAACATTATTACGGATGAAGAACGCAGTGCAGATTATGTAATTCCAAATCCATTAGATAAAAGAGTTGTCCCAAGTGTTGCAGAAGCAGTAGCGAAGGCAGCTATTGAATCGGGAGTAGCGCAAATTACGAAAATGCCGAGTTATTTAAAATAA
- a CDS encoding IS3 family transposase (programmed frameshift), with amino-acid sequence MTKFNSEQKINAVIRYQNGNESIWDIAKSFGANYEVVRMWVKQFESHGIHAFKKGYTSYSMEYKLDVLNYMNENGTSPNETAVIFNISSPALIRKWRTQLRTQGIDALASKKKGRLSMTKKNPKSIQNQTPAEGSVEELQAELERLRMENAYFKKVECLSSKQGKITKQDKSQVVYELRNDFSVKALLKLAEIPRSTYYYWVKNFNRPDKDRELKNLIQTIYDEHEGRYGYRRIRDELTNQGHKVNHKKVQRIMKELGLKSLVRMKKYRSYKGKVGKIAPNILERNFIAEKPNEKWVTDITEFKLFGEKLYLSPMLDLFNGEIITYTIGSKPTYSLVSKMLEKSFQRLTKEDELLIHSDQGWHYQMKKYRHALQEHKITQSMSRKGNCYDNAVIESFFGIMKSEFLYLKDFESIEHFKQELEKYIDYYNHKRIKAKLKGVSPVQYRTHALTAA; translated from the exons ATGACTAAATTTAATTCAGAACAGAAAATAAATGCTGTAATACGTTATCAAAATGGAAATGAAAGTATATGGGATATTGCGAAATCATTTGGTGCGAATTATGAAGTCGTTCGAATGTGGGTAAAGCAATTTGAATCTCACGGAATACATGCATTTAAAAAAGGCTATACATCCTATTCCATGGAGTATAAACTAGACGTACTTAATTATATGAATGAGAATGGGACGTCTCCAAATGAAACAGCCGTTATTTTTAATATTTCTTCACCTGCACTTATTAGAAAATGGCGCACTCAATTACGTACACAAGGAATAGACGCCCTTGCATCAAAGAAGAAGGGGCGTCTATCCATGACCAAAAAAAATCCAAAATCAATCCAAAATCAAACACCAGCTGAAGGATCAGTCGAGGAGTTACAAGCTGAGTTAGAGCGTTTACGTATGGAGAATGCTTATT TTAAAAAAGTTGAATGCCTTAGTTCAAAACAAGGAAAAATCACCAAACAAGACAAATCACAAGTAGTCTATGAACTGAGGAACGATTTTTCGGTGAAAGCACTTCTGAAATTAGCAGAGATTCCACGCAGCACGTACTATTACTGGGTAAAAAACTTTAATCGCCCAGATAAAGATAGAGAATTAAAAAACCTAATTCAAACGATTTATGACGAGCACGAAGGTCGCTATGGATACCGTCGTATTCGTGATGAATTGACGAATCAAGGACACAAAGTCAACCATAAAAAAGTTCAGCGAATCATGAAAGAATTAGGTTTGAAAAGCCTAGTTCGTATGAAAAAATATCGCTCTTATAAAGGGAAAGTAGGTAAGATTGCGCCAAATATTTTAGAACGTAACTTTATAGCTGAAAAGCCTAACGAAAAGTGGGTTACAGACATAACAGAATTTAAATTATTCGGCGAGAAGCTCTATCTATCACCGATGTTAGATTTATTTAACGGGGAGATTATTACTTATACAATCGGTTCAAAACCAACCTATTCACTTGTTTCGAAAATGTTAGAGAAGTCCTTTCAACGATTAACAAAAGAAGATGAACTCTTGATTCACTCGGATCAAGGTTGGCATTATCAAATGAAGAAGTATCGTCATGCCCTACAAGAACATAAAATTACTCAAAGTATGTCTCGCAAAGGGAACTGTTACGATAATGCGGTTATTGAAAGTTTTTTTGGTATTATGAAATCTGAATTTCTTTATCTCAAAGATTTTGAGAGTATAGAACACTTTAAACAAGAACTTGAAAAATATATCGATTATTATAATCACAAACGAATTAAGGCGAAATTAAAGGGCGTGAGTCCGGTACAATACCGAACTCACGCCCTAACAGCCGCTTAA
- a CDS encoding DUF4871 domain-containing protein, whose translation MKKIGTMLLFSFLITGCTQVQQESSVPKKEIIETSSSQINAPSFFHLSVLKDVNWEEGPSFVEGKTPLKGIEGKIAIADSPFITNEQNEIMWFFLDPQMPTGKLSIIALKQGTTLPTPVLFQKETSKQTWTTSNTIDPTIKELPLVMSLPSPGLWLLNIYVNEKYYEQFVISVT comes from the coding sequence ATGAAAAAAATCGGAACTATGCTACTTTTCTCCTTTCTCATCACGGGCTGTACACAGGTGCAACAAGAATCAAGTGTACCTAAAAAAGAAATAATAGAAACTTCATCCTCTCAAATAAATGCACCTTCCTTCTTTCATCTTAGCGTTCTAAAAGATGTAAATTGGGAAGAAGGACCTTCCTTTGTAGAAGGGAAAACTCCACTAAAAGGGATTGAAGGAAAAATTGCTATCGCAGATAGTCCCTTCATTACTAATGAACAAAATGAGATAATGTGGTTCTTTTTAGATCCTCAAATGCCAACTGGTAAACTGTCTATTATTGCGTTAAAGCAAGGAACTACGCTTCCAACACCAGTACTCTTTCAAAAAGAAACTTCCAAGCAAACTTGGACGACTTCAAATACAATTGATCCTACTATAAAAGAACTCCCTCTTGTAATGTCACTACCCTCACCTGGATTATGGCTATTAAATATATATGTGAATGAGAAATATTATGAGCAATTTGTCATTAGCGTCACGTAA
- a CDS encoding DMT family transporter, with translation MNNSRRIGLIMIITGATLWGLSGPMIQWLFQHTEVSSINFLTIRLLLAGIFILSFLLIRRQNIFHIWKRPKHFIQLVIFSILGMLGAQYAFIETVHISNAVTATLFQFLGPVLITIYVAFQHKQFPASMQILAIITALTGTYFIITNGSIENIVLSKETIIFGLLTAIGFAFYTLHPAPLIKECGTTIVIGWGMLIGGIVLLICNRSFEWNQLSQTFTLQTFSMLILIVISGTLSFLLYIGSLKYLAATETSILSSIEPLVAAIVSITWLNESFGAYQLLGGVCIVLSVIFLTMPQKEREPTFTTEQV, from the coding sequence ATGAACAATAGTAGACGCATTGGACTTATTATGATTATTACAGGAGCTACTTTATGGGGATTATCCGGGCCCATGATTCAGTGGCTATTTCAACATACGGAAGTATCATCGATCAATTTTTTAACGATTCGTCTATTACTTGCAGGAATATTTATTTTATCTTTCTTACTTATAAGAAGACAAAATATATTTCATATTTGGAAACGCCCTAAACATTTTATACAGCTTGTAATTTTCTCTATTCTTGGCATGCTTGGTGCGCAGTACGCTTTTATCGAAACTGTTCACATTAGTAATGCCGTCACGGCAACACTATTTCAATTTTTAGGTCCTGTTCTTATTACAATTTATGTTGCATTCCAACATAAACAATTCCCTGCTTCTATGCAAATACTCGCGATTATAACTGCTTTAACAGGAACATACTTTATTATTACAAATGGCTCAATTGAAAATATTGTTTTATCTAAAGAAACCATTATTTTTGGCCTATTAACAGCAATTGGCTTTGCCTTTTATACCCTTCATCCAGCTCCTCTTATTAAAGAATGTGGAACAACTATAGTAATTGGATGGGGTATGTTAATTGGAGGAATTGTACTCCTTATTTGTAATCGTTCATTTGAATGGAATCAGCTTTCACAAACCTTCACACTCCAAACTTTTTCTATGCTTATTCTTATCGTTATAAGTGGCACTCTTTCTTTCCTTCTTTATATCGGTAGTCTTAAATATTTAGCAGCAACAGAAACAAGTATTTTATCTAGCATTGAACCACTTGTGGCTGCCATCGTTTCGATTACTTGGCTTAATGAATCTTTTGGAGCATATCAATTATTAGGAGGCGTATGTATCGTCCTCTCTGTCATTTTCTTAACGATGCCCCAAAAAGAGAGAGAACCAACCTTTACAACTGAACAAGTGTAA
- a CDS encoding PLP-dependent aminotransferase family protein, whose protein sequence is MLELTPNLDINSKTSLYVQLYEYIKTEIKAGEIPAFTKLPAKRKLATYLGVSKNTVEAAYEQLLAEGYIESISRKGYFVCEFEQMIHVEGIEEVIKEVPFQERHYKFDFTQTGVAVDAFPFNIYRKITNEVWQLENKELLFLGHPQGEVSLREEIASYLYESRGVRCSASQIVIGAGTQILVKLLFQLLKGSSYAVENPGYHRKMVVFEKGEQNVQMLSLDKDGICISELENSPANIVFVTPSHQFPCGMIMPITRRMQLLQWAKKEDGRYIIEDDYDSEFRYSGKPIPALQGLDTDGKVIYMGTLSKALLPSLRMSYMVLPKRLIQLYQEQYLFYTQSVSRIDQEVIGRFLHGGHWEKHIHKMRVVYRKKRDILVSVLHKYFSNKVEVIGEDSGLHILLKVYNGMNEEELIRSAAIYSVKVYPVSVYYKEGNAPTNTVLLGFAILSEETIEEASQLLYRAWFIGE, encoded by the coding sequence ATGTTAGAATTAACACCTAATTTAGATATAAATAGTAAAACATCATTGTATGTACAGTTGTATGAGTATATAAAAACAGAGATAAAAGCTGGAGAAATTCCAGCTTTTACAAAGCTTCCTGCAAAAAGAAAATTGGCTACATATTTGGGGGTAAGTAAAAATACAGTAGAGGCCGCTTACGAACAGCTTCTTGCAGAAGGGTATATTGAGTCTATTTCTAGAAAAGGTTATTTCGTATGTGAATTTGAACAAATGATTCATGTGGAAGGTATAGAAGAAGTGATAAAGGAAGTTCCATTTCAGGAGAGACATTATAAGTTTGATTTTACACAAACAGGTGTGGCAGTCGATGCTTTTCCGTTCAATATATATCGAAAAATTACAAATGAAGTATGGCAATTAGAGAATAAAGAATTACTTTTTCTTGGACATCCACAAGGTGAAGTGAGTTTGCGTGAAGAAATAGCGAGCTATTTATATGAGTCTAGAGGTGTAAGATGTTCAGCTAGTCAAATTGTAATAGGAGCTGGCACGCAAATATTAGTGAAGTTGTTATTTCAATTGTTAAAAGGAAGTAGTTATGCAGTTGAAAATCCAGGCTATCACCGGAAGATGGTTGTTTTTGAGAAAGGTGAACAAAATGTTCAAATGTTATCCTTAGATAAAGATGGAATTTGTATTTCAGAGTTAGAGAATAGTCCCGCTAATATTGTGTTTGTTACACCTTCTCATCAGTTTCCATGCGGAATGATTATGCCGATTACGAGAAGGATGCAGCTTTTACAATGGGCGAAGAAAGAAGATGGAAGATATATTATTGAAGATGATTATGATAGTGAATTCCGTTATTCAGGAAAGCCGATTCCGGCATTGCAAGGATTAGATACAGACGGAAAAGTAATTTATATGGGGACGCTATCTAAAGCGTTATTACCATCATTACGGATGAGCTATATGGTTTTACCAAAGCGGTTAATTCAATTGTATCAAGAACAATATTTATTTTATACACAAAGTGTTTCGAGAATAGATCAAGAGGTTATTGGGAGATTTTTACATGGAGGGCATTGGGAAAAGCATATTCATAAAATGCGTGTAGTATATCGGAAGAAGAGAGATATACTTGTTTCAGTGCTACATAAATATTTTTCTAATAAGGTGGAAGTGATAGGTGAAGATTCAGGTTTACATATTTTATTAAAGGTTTACAACGGAATGAATGAAGAAGAACTAATTAGAAGCGCTGCTATATATAGCGTTAAAGTATATCCGGTTTCTGTGTATTACAAAGAAGGAAACGCTCCTACGAATACAGTGTTACTTGGGTTTGCGATTTTATCTGAAGAAACTATTGAAGAGGCGAGTCAATTATTATATAGAGCTTGGTTTATAGGGGAATAA
- a CDS encoding GNAT family N-acetyltransferase yields MDIHVLTKDEAEIYLELRVEGLKQNPEAFSSSYEDIINKECPIEYKAQKLAQDENYTLGAFKDGKLIGVATLETKPYVKQEHKAKIGSVYVSPKARGLGAGKALIKECIELAKTLEVEQIMLDVVVGNDGAKKLYESLGFKTFGVQERSLKYNGQYWDEEHMVLFLHEEK; encoded by the coding sequence TTGGATATCCATGTATTAACAAAAGACGAAGCGGAAATTTACTTAGAACTTCGCGTAGAAGGATTAAAACAAAATCCTGAGGCTTTCAGCTCTTCTTATGAAGATATTATTAATAAAGAGTGTCCGATTGAATATAAAGCGCAAAAGTTAGCACAAGATGAAAACTATACACTAGGTGCATTCAAAGACGGAAAGTTGATCGGGGTTGCAACCCTGGAAACGAAACCATATGTAAAACAAGAACATAAAGCAAAAATTGGTTCTGTTTATGTTTCTCCGAAAGCACGTGGACTTGGGGCAGGAAAAGCTCTTATTAAAGAATGTATTGAGCTTGCAAAAACATTAGAAGTAGAACAAATTATGCTAGATGTTGTTGTCGGAAATGATGGTGCAAAAAAACTATATGAATCATTAGGATTTAAAACATTCGGTGTGCAAGAACGTTCATTAAAATATAACGGCCAATATTGGGATGAAGAGCACATGGTTTTATTCTTACATGAAGAAAAATAA
- a CDS encoding sensor histidine kinase — MNKLSLKVGTYFLILALCIETIAFVSFYKSLSKMRIEEETAALLEKGNRYRNMIERRAQWSERAQGTQRPERAERAERYGAHAAEYFISMESHSNSDTVIVITDRNGKITSTSETVTTEMREQIHCKIPPVPKDGLIVEKNWKKSKFISTVSPIHTKDFDGYLHMFLKTSFLEDMLLRLMNQFIIVSILTLILTTISVFVFSRVITDPLIKMKRATEKMSKLNKPIKLGIKRNDELGSLATTIEELSSELTYMKKERNEFIASVAHELLTPLTYMKGYAKVAKRDSLTKEEREEYLQIIEDETDSITDLVQDLFMLVQLEQHQFVIKKQKMLLQPFLERMIDKTKTTLTKKQMDIYLYCKDNLEVCMDERRMEQVLLNLLHNAYQHSHENTSITVRVLANANTFTISVQDEGEGIPKEDLSHIFDRFYRVDKSRTRATGGKGIGLAVAKEIVELHNGSIRVKSELGIGTEFIIELPLE, encoded by the coding sequence ATGAACAAACTTTCACTTAAAGTTGGGACATACTTTTTAATATTAGCTTTATGTATTGAAACGATAGCTTTCGTATCTTTTTACAAGAGTCTTTCAAAAATGCGTATTGAAGAAGAAACTGCGGCTCTTTTAGAAAAAGGAAATCGTTATCGTAATATGATCGAAAGACGTGCCCAATGGAGCGAACGTGCTCAAGGTACACAACGTCCAGAACGCGCAGAACGCGCGGAACGCTACGGAGCTCATGCGGCTGAATATTTTATATCAATGGAATCACATTCTAACTCAGATACAGTTATCGTTATAACAGATCGTAATGGTAAAATTACTTCTACCTCTGAAACTGTAACAACGGAAATGCGAGAACAAATCCATTGTAAAATACCACCCGTTCCAAAAGATGGCTTAATAGTAGAAAAAAATTGGAAGAAATCCAAATTCATTTCTACTGTCAGTCCAATTCACACAAAAGACTTTGATGGGTATTTACATATGTTTTTAAAAACTTCCTTCTTGGAAGACATGTTACTCCGTCTCATGAATCAATTTATTATCGTTAGTATTTTAACGCTTATTTTAACGACTATTTCTGTATTTGTTTTTTCACGTGTTATTACGGATCCTCTTATAAAAATGAAAAGAGCAACAGAAAAAATGTCAAAATTAAACAAACCAATTAAATTGGGCATTAAGCGTAATGATGAACTTGGTAGTTTGGCAACAACGATTGAAGAATTATCCAGTGAGCTTACTTATATGAAAAAGGAGCGAAATGAATTTATCGCTAGTGTAGCGCATGAATTGCTGACTCCACTGACTTATATGAAAGGTTACGCAAAAGTTGCAAAGAGAGATTCTTTAACGAAGGAAGAGCGCGAAGAATATTTACAAATTATCGAAGATGAAACTGATAGTATAACTGATCTTGTCCAAGATTTATTTATGCTTGTACAATTAGAACAACATCAATTTGTTATTAAAAAACAAAAAATGCTACTTCAACCATTTTTAGAACGAATGATTGATAAAACAAAAACAACCTTAACGAAAAAACAAATGGACATTTATTTGTACTGCAAAGATAATTTAGAAGTTTGTATGGATGAACGGCGCATGGAACAAGTCCTGTTAAATTTATTGCATAATGCTTACCAACATTCACATGAAAATACTTCAATAACAGTACGTGTGCTTGCGAACGCGAATACTTTTACGATAAGTGTACAAGATGAAGGTGAAGGAATTCCAAAAGAGGATCTCTCCCATATTTTCGATCGTTTCTATCGTGTTGATAAATCCAGAACACGAGCTACGGGCGGAAAGGGCATCGGGCTCGCTGTCGCAAAAGAAATTGTAGAACTTCATAATGGGTCGATTCGAGTAAAAAGTGAATTAGGAATTGGGACAGAATTTATAATCGAATTACCACTTGAATAA
- a CDS encoding response regulator transcription factor, with translation MIKILLVDDEERMLRLLDLFLSPRGYFCMKATSGLEALELIQQKDFDIILLDVMMPNMDGWDTCYQIRQISNVPIIMLTARNQNYDMVKGLTIGADDYITKPFDEHVLVARIEALLRRTKKEGSVNFNGIEWDKTKHTVTVYDEKISLTPIEFSLLGLFLQNTNRAYSRDDLIEKIWGYQTDIEYRTVDSHIRNIRDKLRKQGFPVEEYLETVYKVGYKWKSE, from the coding sequence ATGATAAAGATTTTATTAGTAGACGATGAAGAACGTATGTTACGATTACTAGATTTATTCTTAAGTCCACGTGGCTATTTCTGTATGAAAGCTACCTCTGGCCTGGAAGCTCTAGAACTAATTCAACAAAAAGACTTTGATATTATTTTGTTAGATGTCATGATGCCTAATATGGATGGGTGGGATACATGTTATCAAATCCGTCAAATTTCTAACGTTCCAATCATTATGCTAACAGCACGTAATCAAAATTATGATATGGTAAAAGGGCTCACAATAGGAGCTGATGATTACATTACAAAACCGTTTGATGAGCATGTATTAGTCGCAAGAATTGAAGCTTTATTACGCCGAACCAAAAAAGAGGGATCTGTGAACTTCAATGGAATTGAATGGGATAAAACAAAACATACTGTTACTGTTTACGATGAAAAGATTTCACTTACTCCTATTGAATTTTCTTTACTCGGACTATTTTTACAAAATACAAACCGCGCCTATAGCCGCGATGATTTGATTGAAAAAATATGGGGATACCAAACAGATATTGAATACCGCACTGTTGATTCACATATTCGCAACATTCGAGATAAGCTGAGAAAACAAGGATTTCCGGTTGAAGAATATTTAGAAACTGTTTATAAAGTTGGATACAAGTGGAAAAGTGAATAA
- a CDS encoding GNAT family N-acetyltransferase, whose protein sequence is MEIRLLTKEDAKIYLKVCMEGLTQNPEAFSSSYEDVLKHEDPVAAMAKRLNNPDKYTLGVFKDNDLIGISTLETKPFIKQEHKAKIGSVYVSPKARGLGAGRALIKAIIENAHKLHVEQLMLDVVAGNNAAKKLYESLGFQTYGVQERSLKHNGQYWDEEHMVLFLNN, encoded by the coding sequence ATGGAAATTCGTTTACTAACAAAAGAGGACGCAAAAATTTATTTGAAAGTTTGTATGGAAGGATTAACTCAAAACCCTGAAGCTTTTAGTTCTTCTTATGAGGATGTCCTTAAACATGAGGATCCTGTTGCTGCAATGGCAAAACGTTTAAATAATCCTGATAAGTATACTCTCGGTGTCTTCAAAGATAACGATTTAATTGGAATTTCTACATTAGAAACAAAACCATTTATTAAACAAGAACATAAAGCAAAAATTGGTTCTGTTTATGTCTCACCAAAAGCACGTGGACTTGGTGCAGGACGAGCTTTGATTAAAGCAATTATTGAAAATGCCCATAAATTACATGTAGAACAACTTATGCTCGATGTTGTTGCCGGAAATAATGCTGCCAAAAAATTATATGAATCCCTTGGCTTCCAAACTTATGGAGTACAAGAACGTTCTTTAAAACATAACGGTCAATATTGGGATGAGGAACATATGGTTTTATTCTTAAATAATTAA